In Electrophorus electricus isolate fEleEle1 chromosome 10, fEleEle1.pri, whole genome shotgun sequence, the genomic window tatatatatatatatatatatacagacatatgtatatatatatatatatatatatatgtgtgtgtgtatatatatatacacatatgtgtgtgtatgtgtgtatatatatatacatatatgtgtgtatatatatatgtatatatgtgtgtgtatgtatatatatatatatatatatatatatatatatatatatatatgtgtatatatatatgtatatgtatatacatatacatatatgtatacatatacatatatacatatatatacatatatatatatacatacacacacatatgtgtatatatatgtatatgtatacatatatatatgtatatgtatatatatatacatatatatatacatatatatatatatacatacatacacacacatgtgtatatatatttatatacacacacacatatatacatatatatatatatatacacacatatgtatatatatgtgtgtatatatatatatatacacacacatgtgtgtgtatgtgtgtatatatatacatatatgtgtgtatatatatatgtatatgtgtgtgtatgtatatatatatatatgtatatgtatatatatatatatatatatatatatatatatatatataaatatataaatatatatgtaaaaaaaattatatatatatatatatatatatatatatatatatatataaccctaagtgtgtgtgtgtatatatatatatgagagagagagagagagagagagagagagagagagagagagagagagagagagagagagagagagagagagaaatggtaaATTGGTAAATTACAGTAAGCAGAAGATAAGGGAATTTAACTATTATCTATATAACTAGTTTGGAACATATCACAAAATCATTCTGAAATCATTTCTTGGCCTTGGCCAGaccagtaatagtaataataataataataataataataataataataataatgttgcaATTGCTACTGAAATATCAGTAAAGCACATGCAAACAGTTAACATACTTGAAGGAGCAAACCAGCAGACTTAACTGAAACAAAGTAGCCTTTTCTGAGATTTAACAATGTTTTAAGACAGAGAGATCACTGGATGTAACttcctatttaaaaaaaaaccaatattGATAATATTGATAATAGCTGCAACACAGCTGAGATTTTCAATAAGAACTTCATTTCAATTTATCATGTAATTTTTATTATCCAGGATTGAAACTGCACATGTTGAGTCCAAAGTAAGCTTGTTAACCCTGTAATACTGTCTTTGTAAAACATAAGGGTGCTTTATTATAATGGTAATAGAAAAAGAAGTCTCATTGAGGTGTAAGCCTTCAAAATGTCTGTGTACTTGAGTGTCATGGTCATTTACTCACTGGCCAGTAACAGAGCTGTATGCAGTGAGAGTCTCTTCCTAGGAAAGGTGTTTTCCCAAATGTTGTTCACAATGCTGGAAGAATAGAAATTAATCAGTCTTTCCTGTTTGGTAActtaatttgatttcaccatGCCATCAGTAGCCACTTCTGGAAATATTGGATCAGTTCCAGGAACTATGGCTATAGAAAGCATTCAATTTGGCCCACATTGATTTTTACTAATTCAGAGCTAAATCAATTAGTTTTGAGCACTGACAACATCCCTCCCGGAAAGAAATAACATCTAGACCTCGCTTTATAGCCTCTACTCAAAACAGCCCCAACCTACAGTATTTATGACCAGACGGACCCTTTTGGAAGATAgagaataacatttacaaaGTTTTACCATCTATTTGTAGTCTTTCTTGCATGCATCAGTCAAGTGTTTCCATAACTTGAGAACTAAGTGGTTCAGGGGCACTACCATGTTTACCAATATACAATAATGACAATGATACAATTGCTTCCAGCTTTGGTGATGAAAGTTTGAGTacaatggtaaaaaaaaaaaaaaaaaaaaaagttctccaGTCCTATTCCTAAGCATGCAGTTTGTTCTTTCAAGCTAAATATTTAAGCACACAAAGTACACTAAAACACCCTCCAGCCTGGCTTTAGCAAGAAATCTCATAATTGAgataaacagacaaagaaattCTTGTTCAGCACAAGTCTTTACTAGCTATATACATCATTTCAAATTTGGATTTGACACACCATTTAAATTTGGTGTCTTTTACTAAAAACTCCTGAGATGTGAATGTAAAGATCTTATACGGAAACCAGTTCTAGCTTTCTGACAAACTTAAAGGAATACCTTCCACCAGTGAGCCAAACCAAAATATATCACTTATCCAATGCCCAGGGAGTGATTTACCAAACCAGATTTTGATGAAACAAAGCCTTCCTGTAACTAACAGCCATTTTTCTTAATGTCCTAACTGATCACATTTCTATACCCTATACATTAATTTACCCAAAGTTGAGTGTTTGAACAATAGTGGAATTACTAAAgtaattactgtaaataaagCATTCAAGGAATCAAGCAGATTGTCCCATTATAAATCTTTGCAGCAAAAATTACCCCTCAGGCAAGGAACGTCTAAGTATCCAAGTATATCATTGTCAGATAGCACTTTGACCTGCATCCCACAGTGAAATAAAAAGTCAGAGTGGAAAAATGTCTGTGTGGTGACATTGTGTCATTGGGAGAGAAAAGTCCAGCACAGGACCAGTCCCAGAGCAAGAGCAGCTCCTGCTCCCACATTTAGGAGAATGGGTCTCCAGTAGAGCCagctctccctcttcttctctgcTTCACTCAGCTTCTGTTTCATCTGATGAagtttctgtgctgtgttggCTATCCTTTCATCACGATGCCGCTTACGCAACCTGGGGGGGGGTTGATTTGCTGTTACATTTAGTCAAATTGCCTTAGTGGTTTTTGTGGTATGATTGAATAGGTTATTTCCTGGAAAGCTAATAATTATGTTTTTCAGTGTGTAACCTTTTggccttttttaaataaaaattaaaatgggtTTAAAACCCCTGACAGAAAAGATTTTGATATCTGTATTCCAGCTAAAAGGTTTTGCATACATAGTAATGTAGTAATCACTACAAACATACTATATAAATGGCATTAAGAAACTACTTTTGCTAATTGCAGCAACGTTTTTTGGTGCTCACAGAAAACATGTTGATCAAGACATAGAGTCTCTTTACGAATTCATTTTATCTTTACCATGATTCATAGACAAATAACTTAAATCTGGATTTGAAGTATTTCAGTGCTAAGCCTTTCAGTACTTAGCCTCATGGTATGTGTGATTATTTGTGAGGATAACCAACTTCATTTGAACATTGCTATCTGAGAGGTGCACCACTGATTGTCCTGATTTTTTGATGCAGTGCTTTATATAGGCAACAATGTTCAAtggagtccccccccccccccccccccccacttataaataaatgtagatgAGCAAGAGGCAGAATTCCTAAAGCTGAATGCCAACTATCGAACCAGAAGTCTCCGGAAAGCCCATGAGCACAGAAACCTACCTTTCTGGATTTATCTCCATTTGCTGTTCTTCCTTTAGCACCTCCATCTGATCGCCTTCTCTTCGTTCTTCCATCTGTCCATTCAGTTTATCTGGGGGTCTTGCTGTGTCATCGGGAACAGACCCCAGGTCAGTCTCTGGCTTTTTGTCCTCTTTAGACAGTTTCTGCCACTGTTCCTACAGCACagaacaacaaataaaacaacactgCACTTGGTGTACTTGACTTGGAGGCCCACTTCAGGTCCCCTCCAAACAAAAACCTAGTTAAGTGTTTTCAAGAAGTGCTGTGCTCATCATATCAGAAGTGGGAGTTTACCACAGAGTATGTTTAAAAATCACTTACAGCTCAAAAAGGATGTTATTGGTACAGGCCTTTAAATAAGCTTTATAAGAACTAACAAAACAGATATTAGCATGTAAAAAGGTTTGGATAGGCTttgcatgtaaaaatgttatattaaaatCAACTGAAAATCACAGTACAACTTCAATTaatcattcattattttaatttaaggaGTACTGTTTGTCCTTGCAAATTTGCTGATATCTATTATTCTACCTGCAGAGCTGAGTCCTCCAAGATGCATCTGGCCCCTTCCATGATAGCCATGTAAGAGAAACGAAGCTGGTCTGGGGTTTGGATCAGACCCATGCGATATTCCCTCATGCCCAAAAGGACTTTCTGCATATCCACAGATGAAGGGTCCTTCCTCTTATCCATCTACAGAATGGCAAAAACTTAATTTCTTGTCTAAAGTTAAACTTGTTTAAGACTAAAACAGATTGTAATAGAACAAAGAAAATAGTCACTACAGAAAATAGTCACTCAGCTTACTCAGAAGCAATAAAAATCAAGGTAGACATAAAGGAAGGGTCTTACCAGGACAAGGCAGGTATCGACCAATGAGAATGTCCCTGAACGTCCAATCCCTGCACTGCAGTGGACTACAGCTGGGCCGTTTTCAGGCTCCAGCGAGCCGGATTCTCGAACTTTGAACAAGAAATCGAGGAAAGACGCAGGGGACTCGGGCACACCAAAGTCCGGCCAAGAGGTATAATGAAAGTGGTAGATGTTTCTGCTCTCTTCAGCCTTAATGGAGCAATGGTGTTTATATTacagtgaaaaacattttttgaatatGGATAAAACCAATTCTAATATTGTAGTTCCTCCTAGTAGTACTGTAATTCCTCCATTGGTTTGGAGGAATTTAGTTAATACTGCCAACTGACCTTGTTGCTAGACAAAATTAGCCATCAATGCATCCACATGAGAAAAATAAGTTGCATATTCATGTAGtattgttcatttgaattttcaGAATCACCCATTTACTTGATATCAAACCACAATCATTTGAACATTTCCTTTCCATGGTCCACACCATGTTTTTAACAGCCAGCTAGTTCTCTAGACTGATTTTGCAGCACAGAATCCTATTAAACAGCTAAACAGTGTGAAATATTAGCTTCATGAAAATAGAATTAAGCAGTGTTCTTACGAGAAATGGAACTGATATTAAAAAAGGAACGAGGGTCTGAAGTAGTTGCTCTACTACCAGCAGCAATGCTAAAGTACACAGTACCACATAAGAGCTGCTTACTTTGGTGTACTGAAGCTTCAGCACTCTTATTGTGTAATAAGATTTGATGtcttcagacagcagagtcaCCACAAACCCCGTGTCACTGAAGTTCATCTGTCGCTCGTCTTTAGAGGGCCAGTACTGTGCACATTTCTCCTGTTGAAGACAAAGTCTGATTGGGCTTGTGATTACTGTGGCCACTTTCACTTTTGGGAAAGCAAGAAACATGATCAATAAGGCATAAAAATAATGCAAGCAGCACTGACTTACTGATTCTTTCTCTATTACTCTGTTGAGCATGATGACCGCTTTAGACCGCTGTTCCCAGATCATTAACCAAAAGTGACCACAAGTATTCCTCAAAGGGCCCTGTGTGCCAAAGAAATCCCATGTCATTAAGTACATATACCACTGTTTTCAACAACAGATAGAGGAAAAACTAGTCCATTataagcaagaaaaaaaatcccatggATATGAGGtgcttgtttattgttcatgttgGAGACCAGGAGTCCTATTGAGCTGGGAATGTTacagtaataattatttttacatattacaGTAAAAGATTGAAGGCTCAagttcattattttattgttacaCCAACAACAAGCAGCAATACATTTATTAGGGTCATAATAAACTTAAAGCTGCTTCagagaaaaatatttcaatGGAACAGTTCATGTTTAGAGAAATAGGTTCTCTGTGCAATTACAAATACGGTGCAATTATACAGCACGTTTTCTAATACCTGTGTCAGTATGTAGCTCCTTTGGGCATCCTCCATGGTTACCAGGCTTGCATTGATGTAGtcattttctgaattttctAATTTCACCCGACTGTGATCATCTATAAGAAGCTAAGTGTCACTAACAAAATCGAAACTTGAAATAATAATCAGAGCTAGTTATGCATTTAAAGACAGTGATCTTTAATAACTGTTGTAATTAAATTTTACAAAGGCGGCACACACATTCCATCTGTCACATTCATGGACAGACTAATAGTTCTGTATTGTACTACTTTGCATCTCCATGTTGCTTACATGGGCTGACATCCCTGTATCTGTTCCTGTTCCGATTTTCAGGAAACTTTGCCACTTTGAAAGAACACTCTTGCGACTGATGATTAATTTtctagaaaaacaaatgtaattgatttaacaaaaaacaatcaGTAATTGTTGCCAAAGTGTAATTATGTACATAATCATATTTACTGCTGAGCATAAGTAAACACCACGTATATTAGCAACCGAAATACTTAAGGCAGCAAGTTTACATGTTGACGTAATCTGACAGCAAATAATTTCCTAACAGTAATCAGAAACGCTGTGAATCAAAAATAATTCTAAGCGAAAGACGGGCCTTCGGAGGATTTCTCCAACAACGCTGACGTTAGATTAATTCTCGAGAACTAGCAGACCTTCAGCTCAGCCCCGTCAGTCACACAATTCCTAAGAAATCCGTGTCAGTTCTCAGAAATCATATTAATGCAAGCACGTTTCACAGAAAGCCTGTGAGGTTTAGTTATGGCAGCTCTGTCTGCTACCGTAACAGCCATTCTGAGAATTACCACTGCAGCTGGCTAGTTTGCTGTATACTACTTAACTAGCGTTTATATAGTACTTGACCTAACATGCTCACATTTCCCTGAAGTTGTTAAAATGATCTCCTCTCACACCGCAATTGATGAGTGGCGGTAACATATCAAGACAACGTAGCTACCTAGCTTGCTAATTCGATATCACTGGTTGGACATTTCACGGGTAAATGTACACAGCGTGATGTCTGAGGAGAACACAATACACTTATGCATCTTAAACAATCTGTCAAAATTATATAACTGGAATTATGGCAGTTCAGTATCTGGCATTAAAGATTACCTAGCCAGCTAGCAGCACTTAACCCTTTCTAGGTATAAAGCGCATGCGCATATCTAGCTGACAGCTAGGCTAACCGtatgctagctaggttagctaacttagctaaccGAGCTAGTCTTTATCATTCTGTTTAATTATGT contains:
- the ptpn2a gene encoding tyrosine-protein phosphatase non-receptor type 2a; protein product: MDQEEFEDSPGQWQNLYNKINHQSQECSFKVAKFPENRNRNRYRDVSPYDHSRVKLENSENDYINASLVTMEDAQRSYILTQGPLRNTCGHFWLMIWEQRSKAVIMLNRVIEKESEKCAQYWPSKDERQMNFSDTGFVVTLLSEDIKSYYTIRVLKLQYTKAEESRNIYHFHYTSWPDFGVPESPASFLDFLFKVRESGSLEPENGPAVVHCSAGIGRSGTFSLVDTCLVLMDKRKDPSSVDMQKVLLGMREYRMGLIQTPDQLRFSYMAIMEGARCILEDSALQEQWQKLSKEDKKPETDLGSVPDDTARPPDKLNGQMEERREGDQMEVLKEEQQMEINPERLRKRHRDERIANTAQKLHQMKQKLSEAEKKRESWLYWRPILLNVGAGAALALGLVLCWTFLSQ